Part of the Bacteroides sp. genome is shown below.
GATTGCTGAAAGGCAATGGGGATCGTCACTTCTGCATTGCGCTGTATCCTGGGTGCCCAGAACTGGTCTGTTACCCTGACCTGGTTAAAAGGGACCGGACGGATCGGGTAATCGGATTTTTTCCCCACCCGCTGATCACAGGATAGGCAGGTGAATACAAAGGATAGGGCCAGGATGGGTGCAATAATGGGATTTGTTTTCATAATATGGGTTAGCAATGATCAAAGATAATGATTTACTTTTGCCCAAAAATCGGGATATGGCAAGAATTCTTGGAATGGGCAACGCCTTGGTGGATATCATGACCCCCATACCCAATGATATCATACTTGAGGAACTGGGGCTGCCCAAGGGAAGCATGCAACTGGTTGACCTGGATACCAGCACGCGCATATTGAAAGCGACGGAACACCTTGAAAGACGGATCACCTCCGGGGGCTCAGCCGCCAATACCATCAATGGCCTTGCCATGCTGGGTGTGGAAACTGCCTTCCTGGGAAAGATCGGGATGGACGCCTTTGGAGAGGCCTTTCAAAATGACCTGCTGAAATGCGGAATCACTCCCAGGTTGTTCTTCAGCAATACCCATTCCGGCAGAGCCGTGGCTCTGATCAGCAAAGATTCCGAACGGACTTTTGCCACCCACCTGGGGGCTGCGGTGGAGTTGAATGCCGATGACCTTGAACCGGATCAGTTTCAGGGGTTTGATTATTTTCATATTGAAGGGTACATGGTCCAGAACCATGACCTGCTCAGGAAAGCTCTTGTTCTGGCAAAAGAAAGCGGGTTAACAATATCCATT
Proteins encoded:
- a CDS encoding adenosine kinase, with the translated sequence MARILGMGNALVDIMTPIPNDIILEELGLPKGSMQLVDLDTSTRILKATEHLERRITSGGSAANTINGLAMLGVETAFLGKIGMDAFGEAFQNDLLKCGITPRLFFSNTHSGRAVALISKDSERTFATHLGAAVELNADDLEPDQFQGFDYFHIEGYMVQNHDLLRKALVLAKESGLTISIDMASYNVVEENLDFLRQMVKDYVDILFANEEEARVLTGFGPRKALDELAAICDMAVVKIGEEGSLVRQGENVFEVGAIEVKPLDTTGAGDLYASGFLYGLTRNYPPDQCGLLGSILAGNVIEVIGAKMGKDKWDGVINAINSII